A window from Campylobacter concisus encodes these proteins:
- the purS gene encoding phosphoribosylformylglycinamidine synthase subunit PurS has translation MKAVVNIALRSGVLDPAGKAVEHALNSLEFSGVSNVRIGKQIVLDIDESDKNKAKDQLKVMCEELLANTVIEDYEIVL, from the coding sequence ATGAAAGCTGTTGTAAATATAGCATTAAGAAGCGGGGTCCTTGACCCTGCTGGTAAGGCAGTGGAGCATGCGCTAAATTCACTTGAGTTTAGCGGTGTTTCAAATGTCAGGATAGGCAAACAAATCGTTTTAGATATCGATGAGAGCGATAAAAATAAAGCAAAAGATCAGCTAAAAGTGATGTGTGAAGAGCTTCTAGCAAACACCGTCATCGAAGACTACGAGATCGTGCTATGA